CACGCTCTTCTGCTTCCGACAACTGTGATGCCATGGAAACAAGTGTGCTAGATGAAATGGCAAGCATGTTTTCAAGTGCGCTTATCCTGGAACTTCTTACACTCGGAGACATGCAATCACTGTGAAAGCAATTACATAGAAGTAATTATGTTAATAAGGCCATAAACAATACAAATTCAGAAAGAATGCATTTAGAAAACATTACTGCCGATAAAAGTTTTACCTCAGGTTTTGCAACTTCAACTCTGCAACCTCATTGGCCATTCTTGCTCTCCTGCAGTTCAAAATATCGCATAAATTATGAAAAGAAACAAAAGTTGCACTGCTATATCTGATTTTAAAGTTTTGTTTTATtcgtttgtttatttatttaataaagagCACTGCTATCTCTGATATCCAAGCTATGTAACAAATACTGAAGAAATAACACTGCTAATAGAAATATGGAATATGAAATAGTGTGTGAGAAACTGAATCCCCGAATCCTTGGTGTCAATGCTATAAAATATACTACACCATGAATCTAACTTTTTTATATACTGATCCAATATATGAACGCTAAATGAAATTTCTACAAAAAAACATGAATTATTCAAAGATCATAGCCATTGCTGAGCCTTCATATACTGCACCAATCTTGGCACGTTACGACTTGATACAGTTTCCAAATGGAGAGGGTAATCGActgaatatgactgaatatttTGACAAGAAAAGAGTAATTGACTGAATATAAGTAGAACATTCTCGGACTACCAAGGAGCTAAGATATCTAGAATGGTGAAGTGGGTGGATTGGATAAGAACAGAATCTTGTCCATTTAGTTACCCGTGGACAGAAGGTATACAGGCCAATTCAATTCCAGTTTGCCCAACAAAGCAAGAGATCATCTTGGTATTACTATGTGCTATGGGTgttaaatataaagaaaacaaatCCCCCCCAACTATCATCCCatgaattttacatgatataaAAACCCAGATCCTGCACCACTCACCAAATATTAGCTCTCAGAAACATAAACATGTCAACTCTCCTAACTGccaagttgattttttttttaatactcGGGAATAATGAAtccgcccctctacccttctccacttaaatatcaGGCTTACTTTGCATTGCGTAAAGCTCGAACCTGTGACCAAGTCACAAGTCCCTCAACCCTTGCCACCTGAACTAAGCCCTAGGGGCCCTAACTGCCAAGTTGATTGATCACTAGTGACCATTTCAAATGCCACAACTCCTAATGCTACTATCTCTACCATCACCTTAGCTTTAATTTATACATCTGTATTATGCATAAGTCATTGATGTGTCCTGATTGCACCTTCCCACCACATGGAGGATTTCGAAGATGCATCAAATGATGAGGTCAGCCAGTAGTTGATTGATATTGTTAAAAAATGGATGCCCTTAATTGCAAAAGATTGAAAATAGTAGATGCATACAATCCGGGCAGAAAGGCAACAACCTAAAAACTTTCAAGCGCTAAATAGAAAAAATTTGACGGTTAAACCCAATAAACAATAAAAGGGTTTAAGATTAGAGCCTCCTCGTTAGTGATAATTAGTGTTTTGTATGACAAGTTCATCCAATCATAAAGAATTGACGGAACTTACTCTTGCATTTGACGCTCATATTTTGATCGCACTTCATGCACccatacagtaacttcaagttcATGTTCAATTGCTTGCATCAATGCCTGTATTGCAAAACAAATAATTAACTGGTTGCAAAAGTTTATATTCCCAAGGAAGGTCTTTGATGATAGATTCTATGAACAAGAAGAATGGTCTTGTAAATTCTCTGTAGAAGGATTTGAAGATAGTTTTGAATGGCAAACATTTTTATGATGAAAAACATATGCAAAAGTGACTCCTTCTGGGCACCGATACCTGGAATCCTGCGGCACTAGCAGCTTGACCTGCCATCTCACGTGATGTTTTTCGAGACTCTAGCAACTCCTTAAGTCGTTTACTGGCCATTGCAGCTTCTTCAGTTTTCCGCTGCAACACCTGTACAGCATTTAAAGGTAAGCCATGTGATACTTTCCGAGCTGCATGGTTAACGAACTCCAAGAGGACTTTACCATCTTTTGCCTCTGGTTCAGTGCCATGAGCTTATGCATCTCATATTCATTCCTTCTTCCCTCTTTCTTAAGCTGTTGAGACAACACATGACAAAGTTGGTCACAAAAACATGAACTTCGCAGCAGTAAAAGGAAGTTTACCCTCTGGATACAAGATACTATGCTATATCTATCTTCTttaaaaagcaagaaaatgaataaaatttcTCATATAGAAAGACAAAAACAGAGACAATACAGGCAAAGTCAAAGAAAAAAGTCACTgcacgttttttttttttttgaatagcCACTGCACGTTAATTAAAAGAGAATATGCTCtattagatgattaaataaaataGGGATACTAGACACCTATCAAACATAAGAGAGACTTGAGATATTTCGTAATCAGTCTAACAATGAAAAAGAATGTCAGGTAATAGCAGAGAAAAGAATGTATAATTCTAAATGGCGTGCATGCGCGCGcgcacagagagagagagagagaaagagagaatcaGATATTCTACTTCTAACTGCAGGAACCAAATTTATTTACGACAGGTGTGTTCTGAATTTTCATGGGCAGCTAGAAAATTTAGGATTACAGCTTAAAATGAACGCAAGCTTCATACATAAAATTGTAAATTATAGACTCAAAACTACATCAATAATACCTGAAGAACCTCCTTTTCCCTTGATGCTTTCCACAGCCTGAACTGCTCAGATTCTTGTTTTATCTTTTGTTGTAATTGAACCTAGAGATGCAGAAAAATGAGTCAGCTGCATGAGAAGAAATGTTCTTTTACATTCAAAAGTGCCTGATATACGTAATAATTAGCTAAGTTGCTTGGACTCTTTACTTTCGATGCCACACCCGTGTCAACACGACGTGGGTGTGGGTGTGGAATCTGTACCGGATCTGGTCAGctgattttgggtactttgaccaaaatcGGCAGAGAAATTCGGGATAGATACAATGATTTCTAAAGTCAAAACAAAGACTAGGGTAAAACTGAAGAAAATGGAGTATCTTGTCTATAGAAATTTCTATGTCAGTCTTTTCCTTTTATCTCCTTCTCGGATTTTCCTCTTAATTAATATTTTCTCCTTCTCTGAATACCTTGTAAGTTTTTCATATTACGTCTCATAATTTcgacatatttttataactctatttttagatATTTGACTTATTTCTTGCCGAACCACTGCACATGTATCCCTACCTGGATCCGTATCCccaaatcttaaaatttagatcatGAAGGATCTGAACACTAGATCCGCACCGAAATCGGACACGCGCTCGGACACTTAGATTGTTAGTACCTTTTGTGACTTAATTCTGTGGATTTCATCCTGAAGACGTTTTGCTGCATCATCACTCTTCTGTTTTTGCCtcaaaagctgtgattgagcatcctgcttcttcttcaactcaGCAACCTGCAGATGCAATGAATTGAGAGGGTGTATTTATCATTGTACAGTTCTGTTATTTCCCTTCCGCTAGGTGGCTGGAGGATTGAGTTGAAGAGAAAGATAATAAACCATCGCCGCATATAAGAGCTAATGTCTTGACTGATCGGTGCATATATTTAATAAGCCCACCTGTGCTTCTAGAAGATTTAATTTCTGAAGATAGTCTTGCTTCAGCTTTTGAGCACTTTCATCAGAATTTGATGAAATGTTAGAAAGGTTGCGCTGAAGAGCTTCAATTTCTTTCTGCATCAGAATGGAAAATCAATAGTAAGACAAGGACAAATCATGAATAAACCTTTGGTGTCAACAGATAGAGCATTTTACCCGCAGAGcgctcttttctttttccaactcATGGACTTTCTTTTCATAGTGTTCCTTAAGAACTGAGGTATCAACTGCTGTGAACCTCTTCATTTCAGCCTTTAGTGGATGAGACAATAAGTTAGGAGAGAGAAGTAAGAAAGTACTTTATTAAGCAACAATGACAAGTGACATGTTATTACTTAAATAAATAAAGCAGCAATGACAAGTAGTGAATACATTTCTTTGAAATTGTTGTTCACACTGTAACCCAACTAAATCCAAGAGAGTTacatcaaaaaagaaaatttaaaggAACAAAAAGCTTGCAAAAACTAATAAAAGAATAAAGCAATCTCCGCTTTATGATTTTTACTCCCTCTTAAATGTTGTCTGATGATTTAAACAGAAGTACGAATTAGTCGAGTCCTACCACCTTTCCCTTAAAGGTAACACCTATTCCAATGATACTAAGAACTAAGAAAGACCAGCATCATCATGATGTTATCAGATAGGTTAGTTTGACAACATATTCAAGCACAGTAGGTCATTAGTCAAAAGGCACATACAGAATGAAACGATAGCCTTTCTCATTTATGATAACTCGTCTATTTCACTGACTCGTCAAAGTAAAAGTACTACTCAGAAACATCAAGAGTTTATAGCTACAAGGTTCTGTCAAAACAGCTAAGGACATTACTAGATCTCTCCAGCTTTCACCATCTTAGGTAGATCCCTCTCTTAAGTCCCAGAAGTCTCTCATAGTCTTAAGCTTAGGCAGCTTGATTTTCTAGCAAAGATTACTTGAATAAGGAACCAGCAATAGAAGAGCAAGTATTATCGAAAATTTTAGTTCTGCTCCTTACTGAATTGCCAGAAAGTATCTATAAAGCTGCATCAGGAATAGCAAAACTACCTCCTTCTGTTCAAGTTTTTTGTCCAACTCCTTGAGCTCCATATCCAATTTTTCTTGAAGAGAAGAATGTTCAAGCTCTTTCTCCTCGACTTCGGCCTCACCTTTACACAGCAAGTTTGGCATCAGCCAATTAGTTACCTCATAGGGCTTGGAGAAAGAAATTACTATTGGAATTAAACAAGACAAAGATATATAGCAAAGGGAAAAATACTCAGAATGGTTATTGACTATCATGCATTAGTTAAAAGCTGCTTACCACTTGTATCTACACTTTTGATGTCAGAATCCTCCGAACATGAATCCTTTGATAGAAGCTCAGCATAGTCCAATCCAAGATAGTCAACAGGTTCACCATGCTTTGAACTACTGGAGCTTTGTAAGTGAAGCAACTCTGCCTCTAGTTGTTGAATTTTGGTCACATATTTTTTGACCAAGTCCAAATCCTGGAGAAAGGGACCTCCAGAACCCAAATCAGAAATTCTGCGAATTCACAAATAACACGAAAAAAGTTTCAGTAGTAATTCGCTCAAACCTGATCAGAATGGTCTATCTCATTCCAAGGTCGACCATTTTTTGCAGATTCAATCTTCAAAATTAGTCTATCCCTTTCTACCTGTCACATCAGATCCTTATTAGAGACTTCTAGGCATCGAGCCATTTCACAGTTAAAGTTAAAATATTTTGCTAATGTTAACTAAACAAACCTGTGCATCAACGGCACATTTTGCTAAATGTTCGCAGCTAACGCGGCGTTCTTTAAGCTCCTTCCGTAGCTGTACATTGCTTGCTTCAAGCAAAGAAATCTTGTCCTTGAGAATCTGCCCAACAAACACATAGACTCAACGTTGTCAATGGATAGTACTGACACGTCAAATATCTCTTGCCAAGCACATCAGTCCAGGCCCCTTATCCTGTTTCTTTGAAGGGTTGGTGCAGATAGATATTATATTAAAACGTCATGGATAGTACTAATTGTCTCCTCTACACACAGATGATCTTAGGAAATGCTGAAAACACCAGTCTTTGCtcactaaaaaaatattttacctgGAGTTCTTCAAGAGGTGCACCAGAGTCTCCACGTACATAAAGAAGCTCAGCTTGCAACTGTTCAATTTGactcctcattctttgcatttggGCTGCCATTGGGTCACGGTTGACCTACGAAACAGGGATACGTTCAGAAACAATACGAAACTTATGATGATCTTGTTAGGCAGATTGGAACTTACGATAGCTTTGTTCTGAATGTTGCGAGCACGATTTGCATACTTCAAAGTATTAAGGGTCTCCTCTGCATTGGTGTCAGCAGGACTGACACAAGCTTCATACATTTAAGAAGAACGAGAACAACATTAATTACAAACATATATTAACACAACTACAATGCCAATCTTGTAAAGTAAACAAATCAAGCAATAATTTTACTGCCTGTAATAGTAAAGTATACCAATCATAACTGTCTTGCTGTTTCCTCCAAGTGAGTCCTGAAACAAATGTACGCAAAAATTACCCTGTCAGAACATTTGCGTCCAATTACAGGCAATCATATAGTATTGGTTGCTCATTGAGGAGAATCTCCTTATACTAGTGTCTGAGTTAGAGTTCTTGTGctatatttctttcatttggTTCCTCTTCAGATTAAAACTTGCCTACTTCTGTATGCAAATCCTCAATTGTTCTTGGTCTTCAATGTGATTCAGCTTAgtttataattacatttaaaaGAAGGTATTGCAGAAAGTAACTATAACTAATAGTATAATTAAAGATTTAAGAAGTCAAAAGCAGAAACCAGTGAGGGCTGCGGAAGTCCATGCCTGTAAGAGACGTGTCAACTTGCTATCTCTGTATGGGATGTGTGCACCTTCTTTCCGCTTCTTTTCATCACCAAGGGCACTTATTACATTGCCAAGAGCAAGCAATCCCCTGTTGATATGAATACCTGCACCAGAATGCCCAAAAGATGAATGCTGGATATGCACATTTTATTTTGAGAGATAAATAGTTGAAGAAACAAAAATCAGGTAAGCTGGGGTTATATGAGAGATTATCCATCTAGTCAGTAGTGTCTCACTCAAATGGTAGCgttacaaaataaatacatagttcagtcaaatttccaaaaatataaTTGTCATTACCCTCTCGTAAACGCATCTCATCAGCTCCAGTTCGCTTTGCTCGCTCTGAACCAGCAAGGTCAACCAAATGAAGCTTGGCACATAATATGTCATCACCATCATCGTTCGTCGAGCAATTAGCCATTCTCTTTTGTTCCAATGTAATTGTAAATATGGCATGAGATCGactgttgaaaaaaaaaaaagcagaagATATGTAACTCCACGACTAGATGAAGAAAACCACAAAATTTATTCTAATAGAAACTTGAGTGAAATCCATTCAACATAAACAAAGTCATTCTTAAGGTGATGCATACCTTGACTGACTGTTCATCTTGGTGCTTCCAGTGGCACGAGACACAGATCCTCGCAACAGGAAGGATGCCATCTCTTCTTTCGTCCTAACTACTGCCTCCGTCACACCAGCCAACGTAATTCCTCCATGAACAGTCTCCCGTATTTGAATGGGAACCCTAGCCGGCCCATCCAGTAAATCAAACACCTCCTCTTTAAAAATCTGCAAGGATAAAATTTTTTAAGATAATGAGCATGTCATTTTTATTTTGCAAGGACATATATCTAATGAAATACCAGAGTTCTCTTTCTACACCTCAATGAAGGATACTCTGATCAGTAATTCTGTGGACTCCTTCATCACCTCTACTTTTgagaatatagtattcatgacgTTTGGTATTACTCCGACGGTCTTCTCTTCACCATTAAAGTTTGTTCCCATTGTATATGTTTTGCCGGAACCCGTCTTCAGCACATATCATTGCAGAATGCATGCTAGTTAGTCTCATATATGTCAAGATAGTACATTCAATCCAAGGacataacaatatcaaatagAGTTGTGCAAAAATAGATAAAATGCAAGTAAGACTAGACCTAGGAAAACCACCAAGAAATGAGCAGAACTACTAGCATCTTACCTGACCGTAAGCTAGCACAGTTCCATTAAAGCCTTGGAACAAAGCATCGACAAGTGGCAAAACGCACTCATCGTATATACGTGAAGATGGATAGCCCCCACTCCCGAATACATAATCAAATGTGAAGGCATGTGATCCAATTTGCACCTGTTTGTggtcaagaacatcaaaaaaagCCAAATCAGTTTACAGAGCATACTTGTGATGCAATCAAATATGATAGTTAAACTTCATTAGTCCACCACATTGTACGATcaaatatgataatttaattaagtcggcACTGAACTACTAAAACTTTTACAAATGTAATGagttcaattatttaattaaaaatgctCATCATAACAAATG
The nucleotide sequence above comes from Nicotiana tabacum cultivar K326 chromosome 12, ASM71507v2, whole genome shotgun sequence. Encoded proteins:
- the LOC107783841 gene encoding kinesin-like protein KIN-4C, yielding METSEGKDTSQCVRVAVNIRPLVTSELLIGCTDCVTVIPGESQVQIGSHAFTFDYVFGSGGYPSSRIYDECVLPLVDALFQGFNGTVLAYGQTGSGKTYTMGTNFNGEEKTVGVIPNVMNTIFSKVEVMKESTELLIRVSFIEIFKEEVFDLLDGPARVPIQIRETVHGGITLAGVTEAVVRTKEEMASFLLRGSVSRATGSTKMNSQSSRSHAIFTITLEQKRMANCSTNDDGDDILCAKLHLVDLAGSERAKRTGADEMRLREGIHINRGLLALGNVISALGDEKKRKEGAHIPYRDSKLTRLLQDSLGGNSKTVMIACVSPADTNAEETLNTLKYANRARNIQNKAIVNRDPMAAQMQRMRSQIEQLQAELLYVRGDSGAPLEELQILKDKISLLEASNVQLRKELKERRVSCEHLAKCAVDAQVERDRLILKIESAKNGRPWNEIDHSDQDLDLVKKYVTKIQQLEAELLHLQSSSSSKHGEPVDYLGLDYAELLSKDSCSEDSDIKSVDTSGEAEVEEKELEHSSLQEKLDMELKELDKKLEQKEAEMKRFTAVDTSVLKEHYEKKVHELEKEKSALRKEIEALQRNLSNISSNSDESAQKLKQDYLQKLNLLEAQVAELKKKQDAQSQLLRQKQKSDDAAKRLQDEIHRIKSQKVQLQQKIKQESEQFRLWKASREKEVLQLKKEGRRNEYEMHKLMALNQRQKMVLQRKTEEAAMASKRLKELLESRKTSREMAGQAASAAGFQALMQAIEHELEVTVWVHEVRSKYERQMQERARMANEVAELKLQNLSDCMSPSVRSSRISALENMLAISSSTLVSMASQLSEAEEREQRTFSGRGRWNQVRSLADAKNIMNFLFNLASSSRCQLRDKEVECREKDAEIMESKEKVVNLVRQLASQKSEMRQLELQNSELIKQEKLMKLALEHHKGRTNNSDSNVQSNIDGHDYDLRQKGNRSSLLYSGGWNKIELEDMDTSDSDCDQDRTDTDYGTICCSCSKKSECKTSRCECQAVGVSCGVSCGCLPNKCSNRAVSSTKEDNQLPSLDIVGDEGNTSGTDEAEMRQTLASQGAMLLQNALSEKPMESKDKGETKRKPLSDIGNSLAKSKAPKPDRRKKWGKSVIQLVPAAPTTQASNADGSVDAAVTENKVNEIDSTSPLKLPRAMRSALTNGNNTLRERNSETSDPVIDLITPPASARSPHRPANTSDGKEN